The following proteins come from a genomic window of Gordonia westfalica:
- a CDS encoding YhjD/YihY/BrkB family envelope integrity protein, which translates to MRRPDLHTFAGRVLRLPGATLSLRILTDIARGDVTDRAMTLAAQAFTSILPIVILLLTLPGTDVVDDALTGLGIPVSRLDHTSVDDPQSFATFGVIGALMTIAGATSLSRALGRMYVSIWGVTKLPWRAFWRWVVVLFLIPAAVTAQGLSTGLQAESLFGIHLGGSGLLGIVLIFLVTVVIWSAVFTAIPRLLVSAQVPLRLLVLNGVGTGLLITVLLVGSRIALPALASSTIRYFGTLGIVFVAISWLFVFAAILVVTAIVVHCVATDAGRVGTWVRRWAGTPTPFTPTPSAAWYDRRD; encoded by the coding sequence ATGCGCCGTCCCGACCTGCACACGTTCGCCGGACGTGTGCTGCGACTGCCGGGCGCGACCCTCAGCCTGCGCATCCTCACCGACATCGCGCGCGGCGATGTCACCGACCGTGCGATGACCCTCGCCGCGCAGGCCTTCACCTCGATCCTGCCCATCGTCATCCTGCTGCTCACACTGCCGGGGACCGACGTCGTCGACGATGCGCTCACCGGACTCGGCATCCCCGTGAGCCGACTGGACCACACCTCGGTCGACGACCCGCAGTCCTTCGCCACGTTCGGGGTCATCGGCGCACTCATGACCATCGCCGGCGCCACCTCCCTGTCACGTGCACTCGGCCGAATGTATGTCTCGATCTGGGGTGTCACCAAACTGCCGTGGCGCGCGTTCTGGCGATGGGTTGTCGTGTTGTTCCTCATCCCGGCCGCGGTCACCGCTCAAGGGTTGTCGACCGGACTGCAGGCCGAGTCGCTCTTCGGGATCCACCTCGGCGGTAGCGGCCTCCTCGGCATCGTGCTGATCTTTCTCGTGACGGTGGTGATCTGGTCGGCCGTCTTCACCGCGATCCCGCGACTGCTGGTATCCGCGCAGGTCCCGCTGCGACTCCTCGTGCTCAACGGCGTGGGCACGGGTCTGCTGATCACGGTTCTGCTGGTCGGGAGCCGGATCGCGCTGCCCGCGCTGGCGTCGAGCACCATCCGCTACTTCGGCACGCTCGGCATCGTGTTCGTCGCGATCAGCTGGCTGTTCGTCTTCGCCGCGATCCTGGTGGTGACCGCCATCGTCGTCCACTGTGTGGCGACCGACGCCGGACGGGTCGGCACCTGGGTCCGGCGATGGGCCGGGACCCCGACACCGTTCACGCCGACCCCGTCGGCCGCCTGGTACGACCGGCGCGACTGA
- a CDS encoding DUF2786 domain-containing protein → MRDDKLLTRISALLRQAENTDNEHEAETFMQAAQRLATASSIDLAVARAHDPAARKKVTPISRQIKIGESGKRGLRTYVQLFVAITMANDVTVDVASNSTFVLAYGYEADIDACEALYTSLIIQMVAASDAYLRSGAYKGETFARVVTKGSGWRARRVIEEKPLSPITARLNFQSAFAERIGKRLAEARDAAREEALAAERKSGEPERSTALALRNKELEVTDFYKSESSARGTWRPSSASAGYSEAARKAGDRAGRRAKIGADREFGGARGALEA, encoded by the coding sequence ATGCGCGACGACAAGCTGCTCACCCGGATCTCCGCCCTCCTGCGACAGGCGGAGAACACCGACAACGAGCATGAGGCCGAGACGTTCATGCAGGCCGCACAGCGGCTGGCCACGGCGTCGTCGATCGATCTCGCGGTGGCCCGCGCCCACGATCCGGCCGCCCGCAAGAAGGTCACCCCGATCTCGCGGCAGATCAAGATCGGCGAATCGGGCAAGCGCGGCCTGCGCACCTACGTGCAGCTGTTCGTGGCCATCACCATGGCCAACGACGTGACCGTGGACGTCGCGAGCAACTCGACCTTCGTCCTCGCCTATGGCTACGAAGCCGACATCGACGCCTGTGAGGCGCTCTACACGTCGCTGATCATCCAGATGGTCGCGGCCAGCGACGCCTACCTGCGGTCGGGTGCGTACAAGGGCGAGACTTTCGCGCGCGTCGTCACCAAGGGCAGCGGCTGGCGGGCCCGGCGGGTGATCGAGGAGAAACCGCTGTCGCCGATCACCGCGCGCCTCAACTTCCAGTCGGCGTTCGCCGAACGGATCGGCAAGCGCCTCGCCGAGGCCCGCGACGCCGCCCGCGAGGAAGCCCTCGCCGCCGAGCGGAAGTCCGGTGAGCCCGAACGCTCGACGGCGCTGGCGTTGCGCAACAAGGAACTCGAGGTCACCGACTTCTACAAGTCCGAGTCCAGTGCCCGGGGCACGTGGCGACCGTCGAGTGCGTCGGCCGGCTATTCCGAGGCCGCACGGAAAGCGGGGGACCGGGCGGGGCGTCGGGCCAAGATCGGCGCCGACCGCGAATTCGGCGGTGCCCGAGGAGCTCTCGAAGCCTGA
- a CDS encoding excalibur calcium-binding domain-containing protein: MSGSRKMVLGFVAAASMVVAPLLVAAPASAATDYANCTELRADYPHGVGEPGAVDSTSSTPVTNFTVDQALYDANSESDRDGDGIACEKH; encoded by the coding sequence ATGAGTGGTTCGCGGAAGATGGTTCTCGGGTTCGTCGCTGCGGCGTCGATGGTGGTCGCACCGCTGCTGGTGGCGGCACCCGCGTCGGCCGCGACCGACTACGCCAACTGCACGGAGCTGCGCGCGGACTACCCGCACGGCGTCGGCGAACCCGGTGCCGTCGACTCGACGTCCAGCACGCCGGTCACGAACTTCACCGTCGACCAGGCTCTCTACGACGCGAACTCCGAGAGTGATCGCGACGGCGACGGCATCGCCTGCGAGAAGCACTGA